One Intestinimonas butyriciproducens genomic window, AGCTGGAATTTCCCAAAAATAAGCGAAGCTGAAGGAGGAGCGTATATGCCGGATTACAGTTACAACAAGGACTATCCCTTTGCCGCCTTTATCACCAATCTTGGCAAGTACAACGAGGGCGAGCTTGTGGGCGAGTGGGTGAAGTTTCCCACCACCGCCGAGGAACTGAAGGAGGTATTCAAGCGTATCGGCATCGGCCAGAGGGATGACTTCGGCCAGCCCTATGAGGAATGGTTCATCACGGACTATGACTGCTATGTGGATGGCCTCTATGACAAGCTGGGCGAATACGAAAATCTGGACGAGCTCAATTATCTGGCGTCGAAGCTGGATGAAATGAGCGACAGCGAATACGCACAGTTTCAGGCCGGTATGGAAATGGGCGACCATTGCGGCAGCCTGCAGGAGATCATCAACCTGACGGAAAATCTGGACTGCTATGAGGTCTATCCCCATATTGAGGACTATGACGATCTTGGGCGCTACTACATCGAGGAGCTGGAGGTCATGCAGGTGCCGGAGCACCTGCAAAATTACATCGACTATGAGGCCTACGGCCGGGACGTGGCGATGGACGAAAACGGCAGCTTTACGGATCAGGGCTATGTGCGGGATACGGGGGACCGCTTCTGCGAGTATTACGACGGCGAGCGCGGCAGCATCCCCGACGAGTACCGGGTGATGACCTTCCAGGACGATCTTCCCGAAGAAGAAAAATCCGAATGGGCCATGGATATCGCCTTTGACATGGACGAGTTTTTCCGTCAGAACGATCCGCAGTACGCGGCGGAGCACCCGGAGGCGCACGCCGCAAAGGAAGCGATTTACGAAAATCTGATGGCCGGACGCATCTCCGCTCTGGATGAAAAGCTGGCGGCGCTGGGCCAGACGCAGGAGGACTATCTTCCCTCCGAGATCGAAAAGTTCAAGGACGCCACGGGCTACGAGGAGTTTCTTGATTTTGACCCGGCGGAGGTCAAGGCGGCCTTGGAGGATCCGGACAGATCCCGTGTGGATGAAATGCTGGCCGCGGCGGAAAAGGCGGAACGGGAGTACGCGGCGGAGGCGGCCGCCTATGTGCAGAGCCCCGCCGCTATCGTGGAGCAGGCACGGGCGGCGCAGGGCGAGCCGGTGGGCAGTTTCTCCATCTACCAGCTCAAGAGCGGCAATGAAACGCTGGATTATCGCTTTGAGCCGCTGGACAGCATCCACCGCAACGGCCTTTCTGTGAAGCCGGAAAACTATGAGCTGGTCTATGAAGCGCCGCTGACGGAAAAGGACAACCTTGAAAGCATTTATACCCGGTTCAATGTGGATCGTCCGGCAGATTTCACCGGGCACTCCCTGTCGGTATCGGATATCGTGGTACTGCATCAGGGCGGGAAGGATACCGCCCATTACTGCGACCGCGCTGGCTTTTCCGAAGTGCCGGAGTTTTTGCAGCCGGCGCAGAAAAGCCTCGATATCACCGAGCGCATCCAGACACCCAGGGGCAGCTTCTATCTCTGCGGCATGACAAGGGAGCAGATGGAGGCGGACGGATACGGTTTTCATCACGCCTCTGAGGATGGAAAATATTTCATTATGGCAAATGGGACCCAGGCGTATGCGGTCAGAGCTGATGCGCCGGAAAAGGACAATCCCCTCCGTACCGCTGAAATGACGCTGGAGGACGACTACGGCATGATCGACGGCGTTATCAACAACGGCCGGCGGGGCGAGGAGCTGGAGAAGGCCAAGGAGCACGCGGAGCGGACGCAGCCGGAGAAAAAGCCCTCCATCCGGGAACGGCTGGCGGCGGCAAGGCAGGAGTGCGCGAAGCAGCAGCCCAGGTCTGCCCCGGAGAAAAAGCCCCCGGAGCTGGGGGAGCGATGAGCCGGGGCGTGAAGTGGCGGCTGGAATGGGCCTTCTTCCTGGGGGAGAATGGCAGGCGGCAGTACAACCGGCTCTGCA contains:
- a CDS encoding antirestriction protein ArdA, with amino-acid sequence MPDYSYNKDYPFAAFITNLGKYNEGELVGEWVKFPTTAEELKEVFKRIGIGQRDDFGQPYEEWFITDYDCYVDGLYDKLGEYENLDELNYLASKLDEMSDSEYAQFQAGMEMGDHCGSLQEIINLTENLDCYEVYPHIEDYDDLGRYYIEELEVMQVPEHLQNYIDYEAYGRDVAMDENGSFTDQGYVRDTGDRFCEYYDGERGSIPDEYRVMTFQDDLPEEEKSEWAMDIAFDMDEFFRQNDPQYAAEHPEAHAAKEAIYENLMAGRISALDEKLAALGQTQEDYLPSEIEKFKDATGYEEFLDFDPAEVKAALEDPDRSRVDEMLAAAEKAEREYAAEAAAYVQSPAAIVEQARAAQGEPVGSFSIYQLKSGNETLDYRFEPLDSIHRNGLSVKPENYELVYEAPLTEKDNLESIYTRFNVDRPADFTGHSLSVSDIVVLHQGGKDTAHYCDRAGFSEVPEFLQPAQKSLDITERIQTPRGSFYLCGMTREQMEADGYGFHHASEDGKYFIMANGTQAYAVRADAPEKDNPLRTAEMTLEDDYGMIDGVINNGRRGEELEKAKEHAERTQPEKKPSIRERLAAARQECAKQQPRSAPEKKPPELGER